A stretch of Shewanella dokdonensis DNA encodes these proteins:
- the clpP gene encoding ATP-dependent Clp endopeptidase proteolytic subunit ClpP — protein sequence MHKAPESIMNALIPMVVEQTAKGERSYDIYSRLLKERVIFLVGQVEEHMANLIVAQLLFLESENPDKEISLYINSPGGSVTAGMAIYDTMQFIKPDVSTVCIGQAASMGAFLLAGGAQGKRHCLPNARVMIHQPLGGFQGQASDIAIHAQEILGIKSKLNQILSEHTGQPLEVIERDTDRDNFMSATQAMEYGLVDSVISKRD from the coding sequence ATGCACAAAGCACCGGAATCCATTATGAATGCGTTGATCCCTATGGTGGTAGAACAAACCGCCAAAGGTGAACGTTCTTACGACATTTATTCTCGTTTATTGAAAGAGCGAGTGATTTTTCTGGTCGGTCAGGTTGAAGAGCATATGGCTAATCTGATCGTGGCCCAGTTGCTGTTTCTCGAATCGGAAAATCCTGATAAAGAGATCTCCCTCTATATTAATTCTCCTGGGGGTTCAGTAACGGCTGGCATGGCTATCTATGACACCATGCAGTTCATCAAACCGGATGTCAGCACGGTATGTATTGGTCAGGCTGCCAGTATGGGCGCGTTTTTGTTGGCGGGCGGTGCTCAAGGTAAACGCCATTGTTTGCCTAATGCGCGGGTGATGATCCATCAACCGTTGGGTGGTTTTCAGGGACAGGCATCCGATATCGCCATTCATGCACAGGAAATTCTGGGCATTAAGAGCAAGTTGAATCAGATCCTGTCGGAACACACAGGCCAACCACTGGAAGTGATTGAACGTGATACTGACCGAGACAATTTTATGAGCGCCACTCAGGCAATGGAATATGGGTTGGTGGACTCTGTTATCAGTAAACGAGACTGA